A stretch of Mastomys coucha isolate ucsf_1 unplaced genomic scaffold, UCSF_Mcou_1 pScaffold1, whole genome shotgun sequence DNA encodes these proteins:
- the LOC116103814 gene encoding mucin-5AC-like isoform X2, with product MNEYKNIVLQKGLERVDNYQFRKIKSLLRKELKLTKQMQDDFDRINLADWMEDKFPKEAGLDKLIKACELIEELEDLTKELKTEKAKVQKKKKGKCKTTLKNKKQDELSMSESLICNESNKNKPSSKKKRKQTTKTEGGKRKKLTKEQAQLPETSGTNIQRDEDWVQTPHKPPPTPPSNSSNKKQKNTTIQRHSIMKTKGPQGKQQLVESSSTSSFPAVSELLTFEELSATASSSPQSPQKPQEAHMDLKMSPGSPTSPFQKFRVPRASDSCIHPNANVPSTLLSDAKILHVPSAAAFSNVRAPLKPSEMVVHSSSAPQTSLVTMPRSTQDLHFPTPAAFNSPEALHSQAIASRNVQTTRVPSATLTRKAQLRKMPPPSTATSNAQDPHTLATMSRSTSVSQVPQTTTSRSIPTLSSATVKASKEVQGPQISLSTVPKYFQASLAPPTATLSSLTAPQVPMSISTSRAQTTQIHPGTGSICVQTLHAPPSTESRSVCTTPLMQGEASGTGKALPLPKGKASRKVQAPRMSSTTPSSSLLDPHATSSTISSSFLPSHTTLSTASSHLLDPHATSTITSSSLLPSHTALPTASSSLLPSQITSTIKSSSLLPSQTTSSITSSSLLDPHATSSTASSSLLASHGTLPTASSSLLVLQLSPATASRAPSATPGPSATINSSPSRTPRRGIVPKEPAREEGHQQGPKQVMVLKVTEPFTYDMREDKRMFHATVATETEFFRVKVFDTTLISKFIPRKIIFISDYFGCNGFLEIYSASCVSDVNVNPTMVVSNTLRQRANATPKISHLFSQAKGTFVNGEFVVVKKTERNELIYYGIEDDTGKMEVVVYGRLTNIKCEPGNKLRLVCFELTSTEDGWQLKSVRHSYMKVIIARK from the exons ATGAATGAATACAAGAATATTGTTCTTCAAAAAGGTTTAGAGCGTGTGGACAATTATCAGTTTAGGAAAATCAAGTCCTTACTAAGAAAAGAATTAAAGCTTACTAAACAAATGCAAGATGATTTTGACAGAATTAACCTGGCTGACTGGATGGAGGACAAGTTCCCCAAAGAAGCTGGACTAGACAAACTGATAAAAGCATGTGAGCTCATAGAAGAGCTTGAAGACCTTACTAAAGAACTTAAAACAGAGAAGGCCAAAG ttcaaaagaaaaagaaaggaaaatgcaaaacgaccttgaaaaataaaaagcaagatgaACTCAGTATGTCTGAATCTCTTATCTGCAATGAGTCAAACAAGAATAAGCCCTCTTCAAAG aaaaagagaaaacaaaccacaaaaactgAAGGTGGCAAGAGAAAGAAGCTCACCAAGGAGCAGGCTCAGCTTCCAGAAACTTCAGGGACCAATATACAAAGAGATGAAGATTGGGTCCAGACTCCTCATAAGCCTCCACCAACACCACCCAGTAATTCCTCAAACAAG aaacagaaaaacacaaccatcCAAAGACATAGCATCATGAAGACAAAGGGTCCTCAGGGAAAGCAGCAACTTGTGGAGTCTTCATCAACCAGCAGCTTCCCAGCTGTAAGTGAACTCCTGACTTTTGAAGAACTTTCAGCAACGGCTTCCAGCAGCCCTCAGTCACCTCAGAAGCCCCAAGAAGCACACATGGACTTAAAGATGTCTCCAGGCTCTCCAACATCACCTTTCCAGAAATTCCGAGTACCTAGAGCCTCAGATTCCTGCATTCATCCGAATGCTAATGTGCCCTCTACACTGCTCAGTGATGCCAAGATTCTACATGTaccatcagcagcagcattcAGTAATGTCAGGGCCCCTCTTAAGCCTTCGGAAATGGTGGTCCATTCTTCCAGTGCCCCTCAGACATCTCTAGTAACAATGCCCAGAAGTACCCAGGACCTTCACTTTCCTACACCAGCAGCATTCAATAGCCCAGAGGCTCTTCACAGTCAAGCAATAGCATCCAGAAATGTCCAAACTACTAGAGTACCTTCAGCAACACTCACAAGAAAAGCCCAGCTTAGAAAGATGCCTCCTCCATCAACAGCAACAAGCAATGCCCAGGATCCTCATACTCTAGCAACTATGTCCAGAAGCACCTCTGTCTCACAGGTACCTCAAACAACAACATCCCGTAGCATTCCAACTCTTAGCTCTGCTACAGTAAAAGCATCCAAGGAGGTCCAGGGTCCTCAAATATCTTTATCAACAGTACCCAAATATTTCCAGGCTTCTCTGGCACCTCCAACAGCAACACTCAGCAGTCTTACAGCTCCTCAGGTACCTATGTCAATATCCACAAGCAGAGCCCAGACTACTCAAATTCATCCAGGGACAGGATCCATTTGTGTCCAGACTCTTCATGCTCCTCCATCAACAGAGTCCAGAAGTGTGTGCACCACTCCATTGATGCAAGGAGAAGCATCCGGTACTGGGAAGGCCCTTCCCCTTCCTAAAGGAAAAGCATCCAGGAAAGTCCAAGCACCTCGGATGTCATCAACAACACCATCCAGCAGTCTCCTGGATCCACATGCAACTTCATCAACAATATCCAGCAGTTTCCTGCCTTCACACACAACTTTATCAACAGCATCCAGCCATCTCCTGGATCCACATGCAACTTCAACAATAACATCCAGCAGTCTCTTGCCTTCACACACAGCTTTACCAACAGCATCTAGCAGTCTCCTGCCTTCACAGATAACTTCAACAATAAAATCCAGCAGTCTCCTGCCTTCACAGACAACTTCATCAATAACATCCAGCAGTCTCCTGGATCCACATGCAACTTCATCAACAGCATCCAGCAGTCTCCTGGCTTCACATGGAACTCTACCAACAGCATCCAGCAGTCTTCTGGTTCTACAGTTGTCTCCAGCAACAGCATCTAGAGCTCCCAGTGCTACTCCAGGGCCTTCAGCAACAATAAACAGCAGTCCATCCAGG ACACCAAGGAGAGGAATTGTACCAAAGGAGCCTGCTAGGGAAGAAGGTCACCAACAAGGTCCCAAACAAGTGATGGTGTTGAAAGTAACAGAACCATTTACATATGACATGAGAGAAGATAAAAGGATGTTTCATGCTACAGTGGCTACTGAGACTGAGTTCTTCAGAGTGAAGGTTTTTGACACAACTCTAATCAGCAAGTTCATCCCTAGAAAGATCATTTTCATATCAGATTATTTTGGGTGCAATGGGTTTCTGGAGATATACAGCGCTTCCTGTGTGTCTGATGTGAACGTTAACCCGACAATGGTTGTCTCAAATACACTGAGGCAAAGAGCCAATGCAACTCCGAAAATTTCTCATCTTTTCTCACAAGCAAAGGGAACATTTGTGAATGGAGAGTTTGTAGTAGTTAAG
- the LOC116103814 gene encoding mucin-5AC-like isoform X3 yields MSESLICNESNKNKPSSKKKRKQTTKTEGGKRKKLTKEQAQLPETSGTNIQRDEDWVQTPHKPPPTPPSNSSNKKKRKQTTKTEGGKRKKLTKEQAQLPETSGTNIQRDEDWVQTPHKPPSTPPSNSSNKKQKNTTIQRHSIMKTKGPQGKQQLVESSSTSSFPAVSELLTFEELSATASSSPQSPQKPQEAHMDLKMSPGSPTSPFQKFRVPRASDSCIHPNANVPSTLLSDAKILHVPSAAAFSNVRAPLKPSEMVVHSSSAPQTSLVTMPRSTQDLHFPTPAAFNSPEALHSQAIASRNVQTTRVPSATLTRKAQLRKMPPPSTATSNAQDPHTLATMSRSTSVSQVPQTTTSRSIPTLSSATVKASKEVQGPQISLSTVPKYFQASLAPPTATLSSLTAPQVPMSISTSRAQTTQIHPGTGSICVQTLHAPPSTESRSVCTTPLMQGEASGTGKALPLPKGKASRKVQAPRMSSTTPSSSLLDPHATSSTISSSFLPSHTTLSTASSHLLDPHATSTITSSSLLPSHTALPTASSSLLPSQITSTIKSSSLLPSQTTSSITSSSLLDPHATSSTASSSLLASHGTLPTASSSLLVLQLSPATASRAPSATPGPSATINSSPSRTPRRGIVPKEPAREEGHQQGPKQVMVLKVTEPFTYDMREDKRMFHATVATETEFFRVKVFDTTLISKFIPRKIIFISDYFGCNGFLEIYSASCVSDVNVNPTMVVSNTLRQRANATPKISHLFSQAKGTFVNGEFVVVKKTERNELIYYGIEDDTGKMEVVVYGRLTNIKCEPGNKLRLVCFELTSTEDGWQLKSVRHSYMKVIIARK; encoded by the exons ATGTCTGAATCTCTTATCTGCAATGAGTCAAACAAGAATAAGCCCTCTTCAAAG aaaaagagaaaacaaaccacaaaaactgAAGGTGGCAAGAGAAAGAAGCTCACCAAGGAGCAGGCTCAGCTTCCAGAAACTTCAGGGACCAATATACAAAGAGATGAAGATTGGGTCCAGACTCCTCATAAGCCTCCACCAACACCACCCAGTAATTCCTCAAACAAG aaaaagagaaaacaaaccacaaaaactgAAGGTGGCAAGAGAAAGAAGCTCACCAAGGAGCAGGCTCAGCTTCCAGAAACTTCAGGGACCAATATACAAAGAGATGAAGATTGGGTCCAGACTCCTCATAAGCCTCCATCAACACCACCCAGTAATTCCTCAAACAAG aaacagaaaaacacaaccatcCAAAGACATAGCATCATGAAGACAAAGGGTCCTCAGGGAAAGCAGCAACTTGTGGAGTCTTCATCAACCAGCAGCTTCCCAGCTGTAAGTGAACTCCTGACTTTTGAAGAACTTTCAGCAACGGCTTCCAGCAGCCCTCAGTCACCTCAGAAGCCCCAAGAAGCACACATGGACTTAAAGATGTCTCCAGGCTCTCCAACATCACCTTTCCAGAAATTCCGAGTACCTAGAGCCTCAGATTCCTGCATTCATCCGAATGCTAATGTGCCCTCTACACTGCTCAGTGATGCCAAGATTCTACATGTaccatcagcagcagcattcAGTAATGTCAGGGCCCCTCTTAAGCCTTCGGAAATGGTGGTCCATTCTTCCAGTGCCCCTCAGACATCTCTAGTAACAATGCCCAGAAGTACCCAGGACCTTCACTTTCCTACACCAGCAGCATTCAATAGCCCAGAGGCTCTTCACAGTCAAGCAATAGCATCCAGAAATGTCCAAACTACTAGAGTACCTTCAGCAACACTCACAAGAAAAGCCCAGCTTAGAAAGATGCCTCCTCCATCAACAGCAACAAGCAATGCCCAGGATCCTCATACTCTAGCAACTATGTCCAGAAGCACCTCTGTCTCACAGGTACCTCAAACAACAACATCCCGTAGCATTCCAACTCTTAGCTCTGCTACAGTAAAAGCATCCAAGGAGGTCCAGGGTCCTCAAATATCTTTATCAACAGTACCCAAATATTTCCAGGCTTCTCTGGCACCTCCAACAGCAACACTCAGCAGTCTTACAGCTCCTCAGGTACCTATGTCAATATCCACAAGCAGAGCCCAGACTACTCAAATTCATCCAGGGACAGGATCCATTTGTGTCCAGACTCTTCATGCTCCTCCATCAACAGAGTCCAGAAGTGTGTGCACCACTCCATTGATGCAAGGAGAAGCATCCGGTACTGGGAAGGCCCTTCCCCTTCCTAAAGGAAAAGCATCCAGGAAAGTCCAAGCACCTCGGATGTCATCAACAACACCATCCAGCAGTCTCCTGGATCCACATGCAACTTCATCAACAATATCCAGCAGTTTCCTGCCTTCACACACAACTTTATCAACAGCATCCAGCCATCTCCTGGATCCACATGCAACTTCAACAATAACATCCAGCAGTCTCTTGCCTTCACACACAGCTTTACCAACAGCATCTAGCAGTCTCCTGCCTTCACAGATAACTTCAACAATAAAATCCAGCAGTCTCCTGCCTTCACAGACAACTTCATCAATAACATCCAGCAGTCTCCTGGATCCACATGCAACTTCATCAACAGCATCCAGCAGTCTCCTGGCTTCACATGGAACTCTACCAACAGCATCCAGCAGTCTTCTGGTTCTACAGTTGTCTCCAGCAACAGCATCTAGAGCTCCCAGTGCTACTCCAGGGCCTTCAGCAACAATAAACAGCAGTCCATCCAGG ACACCAAGGAGAGGAATTGTACCAAAGGAGCCTGCTAGGGAAGAAGGTCACCAACAAGGTCCCAAACAAGTGATGGTGTTGAAAGTAACAGAACCATTTACATATGACATGAGAGAAGATAAAAGGATGTTTCATGCTACAGTGGCTACTGAGACTGAGTTCTTCAGAGTGAAGGTTTTTGACACAACTCTAATCAGCAAGTTCATCCCTAGAAAGATCATTTTCATATCAGATTATTTTGGGTGCAATGGGTTTCTGGAGATATACAGCGCTTCCTGTGTGTCTGATGTGAACGTTAACCCGACAATGGTTGTCTCAAATACACTGAGGCAAAGAGCCAATGCAACTCCGAAAATTTCTCATCTTTTCTCACAAGCAAAGGGAACATTTGTGAATGGAGAGTTTGTAGTAGTTAAG
- the LOC116103814 gene encoding pyrin domain-containing protein 3-like isoform X1, protein MNEYKNIVLQKGLERVDNYQFRKIKSLLRKELKLTKQMQDDFDRINLADWMEDKFPKEAGLDKLIKACELIEELEDLTKELKTEKAKVQKKKKGKCKTTLKNKKQDELSMSESLICNESNKNKPSSKKKRKQTTKTEGGKRKKLTKEQAQLPETSGTNIQRDEDWVQTPHKPPPTPPSNSSNKKKRKQTTKTEGGKRKKLTKEQAQLPETSGTNIQRDEDWVQTPHKPPSTPPSNSSNKKQKNTTIQRHSIMKTKGPQGKQQLVESSSTSSFPAVSELLTFEELSATASSSPQSPQKPQEAHMDLKMSPGSPTSPFQKFRVPRASDSCIHPNANVPSTLLSDAKILHVPSAAAFSNVRAPLKPSEMVVHSSSAPQTSLVTMPRSTQDLHFPTPAAFNSPEALHSQAIASRNVQTTRVPSATLTRKAQLRKMPPPSTATSNAQDPHTLATMSRSTSVSQVPQTTTSRSIPTLSSATVKASKEVQGPQISLSTVPKYFQASLAPPTATLSSLTAPQVPMSISTSRAQTTQIHPGTGSICVQTLHAPPSTESRSVCTTPLMQGEASGTGKALPLPKGKASRKVQAPRMSSTTPSSSLLDPHATSSTISSSFLPSHTTLSTASSHLLDPHATSTITSSSLLPSHTALPTASSSLLPSQITSTIKSSSLLPSQTTSSITSSSLLDPHATSSTASSSLLASHGTLPTASSSLLVLQLSPATASRAPSATPGPSATINSSPSRTPRRGIVPKEPAREEGHQQGPKQVMVLKVTEPFTYDMREDKRMFHATVATETEFFRVKVFDTTLISKFIPRKIIFISDYFGCNGFLEIYSASCVSDVNVNPTMVVSNTLRQRANATPKISHLFSQAKGTFVNGEFVVVKKTERNELIYYGIEDDTGKMEVVVYGRLTNIKCEPGNKLRLVCFELTSTEDGWQLKSVRHSYMKVIIARK, encoded by the exons ATGAATGAATACAAGAATATTGTTCTTCAAAAAGGTTTAGAGCGTGTGGACAATTATCAGTTTAGGAAAATCAAGTCCTTACTAAGAAAAGAATTAAAGCTTACTAAACAAATGCAAGATGATTTTGACAGAATTAACCTGGCTGACTGGATGGAGGACAAGTTCCCCAAAGAAGCTGGACTAGACAAACTGATAAAAGCATGTGAGCTCATAGAAGAGCTTGAAGACCTTACTAAAGAACTTAAAACAGAGAAGGCCAAAG ttcaaaagaaaaagaaaggaaaatgcaaaacgaccttgaaaaataaaaagcaagatgaACTCAGTATGTCTGAATCTCTTATCTGCAATGAGTCAAACAAGAATAAGCCCTCTTCAAAG aaaaagagaaaacaaaccacaaaaactgAAGGTGGCAAGAGAAAGAAGCTCACCAAGGAGCAGGCTCAGCTTCCAGAAACTTCAGGGACCAATATACAAAGAGATGAAGATTGGGTCCAGACTCCTCATAAGCCTCCACCAACACCACCCAGTAATTCCTCAAACAAG aaaaagagaaaacaaaccacaaaaactgAAGGTGGCAAGAGAAAGAAGCTCACCAAGGAGCAGGCTCAGCTTCCAGAAACTTCAGGGACCAATATACAAAGAGATGAAGATTGGGTCCAGACTCCTCATAAGCCTCCATCAACACCACCCAGTAATTCCTCAAACAAG aaacagaaaaacacaaccatcCAAAGACATAGCATCATGAAGACAAAGGGTCCTCAGGGAAAGCAGCAACTTGTGGAGTCTTCATCAACCAGCAGCTTCCCAGCTGTAAGTGAACTCCTGACTTTTGAAGAACTTTCAGCAACGGCTTCCAGCAGCCCTCAGTCACCTCAGAAGCCCCAAGAAGCACACATGGACTTAAAGATGTCTCCAGGCTCTCCAACATCACCTTTCCAGAAATTCCGAGTACCTAGAGCCTCAGATTCCTGCATTCATCCGAATGCTAATGTGCCCTCTACACTGCTCAGTGATGCCAAGATTCTACATGTaccatcagcagcagcattcAGTAATGTCAGGGCCCCTCTTAAGCCTTCGGAAATGGTGGTCCATTCTTCCAGTGCCCCTCAGACATCTCTAGTAACAATGCCCAGAAGTACCCAGGACCTTCACTTTCCTACACCAGCAGCATTCAATAGCCCAGAGGCTCTTCACAGTCAAGCAATAGCATCCAGAAATGTCCAAACTACTAGAGTACCTTCAGCAACACTCACAAGAAAAGCCCAGCTTAGAAAGATGCCTCCTCCATCAACAGCAACAAGCAATGCCCAGGATCCTCATACTCTAGCAACTATGTCCAGAAGCACCTCTGTCTCACAGGTACCTCAAACAACAACATCCCGTAGCATTCCAACTCTTAGCTCTGCTACAGTAAAAGCATCCAAGGAGGTCCAGGGTCCTCAAATATCTTTATCAACAGTACCCAAATATTTCCAGGCTTCTCTGGCACCTCCAACAGCAACACTCAGCAGTCTTACAGCTCCTCAGGTACCTATGTCAATATCCACAAGCAGAGCCCAGACTACTCAAATTCATCCAGGGACAGGATCCATTTGTGTCCAGACTCTTCATGCTCCTCCATCAACAGAGTCCAGAAGTGTGTGCACCACTCCATTGATGCAAGGAGAAGCATCCGGTACTGGGAAGGCCCTTCCCCTTCCTAAAGGAAAAGCATCCAGGAAAGTCCAAGCACCTCGGATGTCATCAACAACACCATCCAGCAGTCTCCTGGATCCACATGCAACTTCATCAACAATATCCAGCAGTTTCCTGCCTTCACACACAACTTTATCAACAGCATCCAGCCATCTCCTGGATCCACATGCAACTTCAACAATAACATCCAGCAGTCTCTTGCCTTCACACACAGCTTTACCAACAGCATCTAGCAGTCTCCTGCCTTCACAGATAACTTCAACAATAAAATCCAGCAGTCTCCTGCCTTCACAGACAACTTCATCAATAACATCCAGCAGTCTCCTGGATCCACATGCAACTTCATCAACAGCATCCAGCAGTCTCCTGGCTTCACATGGAACTCTACCAACAGCATCCAGCAGTCTTCTGGTTCTACAGTTGTCTCCAGCAACAGCATCTAGAGCTCCCAGTGCTACTCCAGGGCCTTCAGCAACAATAAACAGCAGTCCATCCAGG ACACCAAGGAGAGGAATTGTACCAAAGGAGCCTGCTAGGGAAGAAGGTCACCAACAAGGTCCCAAACAAGTGATGGTGTTGAAAGTAACAGAACCATTTACATATGACATGAGAGAAGATAAAAGGATGTTTCATGCTACAGTGGCTACTGAGACTGAGTTCTTCAGAGTGAAGGTTTTTGACACAACTCTAATCAGCAAGTTCATCCCTAGAAAGATCATTTTCATATCAGATTATTTTGGGTGCAATGGGTTTCTGGAGATATACAGCGCTTCCTGTGTGTCTGATGTGAACGTTAACCCGACAATGGTTGTCTCAAATACACTGAGGCAAAGAGCCAATGCAACTCCGAAAATTTCTCATCTTTTCTCACAAGCAAAGGGAACATTTGTGAATGGAGAGTTTGTAGTAGTTAAG
- the LOC116071227 gene encoding interferon-activable protein 202-like has product MEPLTVMVLKTTDLLEYRRENNQVKNMFHATVATAKRYFHVKVFNINLKEMFTQNNFITISDYSKSYGILEINGISSVSEAAPEQKIQVPIGIINQANKTPKIKDIQKGRAGRRIYGLFTLQTKTDNPKTITCEIKDDTGILKMMVPKEKWDNNCKEGDQLQLICLHRRGKREPRHLIFGIHSFIKRKEKKELLKESFEEDGYHTDPKRVVVLKATELFTYDSSKNKKMFHATVGTKTEFFRVMVFNENLRGMFTPGNAIALSNYVGIYGSLVIHEYSRVSEDQNMESSSSSHERPIEHLKICDLNLQKKEMLVDGEFKVCMKRDRKNFILYGIFDDTGAIKLVVSKHLERPNCKIGDTIKLVCFELTSNADEWFLRATSYSYLEVIKHETEPQSE; this is encoded by the exons ATGGAACCCCTGACAGTGATGGTGCTCAAAACAACAGACCTACTTGAATATCGTAGAGAAAACAATCAAGTAAAGAACATGTTTCATGCTACAGTGGCTACAGCGAAACGTTATTTCCATGTGAAAGTTTTTAACATCAATTTGAAGGAGATgttcacacaaaataattttatcaccATTTCCGATTACTCCAAGAGCTATGGCATCCTAGAGATCAATGGCATATCCTCTGTGTCTGAGGCTGCTCCTGAACAAAAGATTCAAGTCCCCATTGGTATTATCAACCAGGCAAATAAAACTCCTAAGATCAAAGATATTCAAAAGGGTAGAGCTGGAAGACGGATTTATGGATTGTTTACATTACAAACG AAAACAGACAATCCAAAGACCATAACCTGTGAAATAAAAGATGATACAGGAATTTTAAAGATGATGGTGCCAAAAGAAAAATGGGATAACAATTGTAAGGAAGGAGATCAACTCCAACTCATCTGCTTACATCGGAGGGGAAAAAGGGAGCCAAGACACTTAATATTTGGAATTCACAGTTTCATCAAG aggaaagaaaagaaggagctaCTAAAAGAATCTTTTGAAGAAGATGGCTACCACACAGATCCCAAAAGAGTGGTGGTATTGAAAGCTACAGAACTATTTACTTATGAtagttcaaaaaataaaaagatgtttcaTGCCACAGTGGGTACCAAGACTGAATTCTTCAGAGTGATGGTCTTCAACGAAAACCTAAGGGGAATGTTCACCCCAGGAAACGCCATTGCTTTATCGAACTATGTTGGTATCTATGGGTCTCTGGTGATACACGAATATTCCAGGGTGTctgaagaccaaaatatggaaaGCTCAAGTTCATCACATGAAAGACCCATAGAACATCTTAAAATTTGTGATCTTAACttgcaaaaaaaagaaatgcttgtgGATGGAGAGTTTAAAGTATGCATG AAAAGGGACAGGAAAAATTTTATATTGTATGGAATCTTTGATGATACAGGAGCAATAAAATTGGTGGTATCCAAACACCTGGAGAGGCCCAACTGTAAGATTGGTGATACAATTAAACTTGTCTGTTTTGAATTGACCTCAAATGCAGATGAATGGTTTCTGAGAGCTACGAGCTACAGTTACCTGGAG GTCATCAAGCATGAAACTgaaccacaaagtgaatga